The following proteins are encoded in a genomic region of Deferribacterota bacterium:
- the miaA gene encoding tRNA (adenosine(37)-N6)-dimethylallyltransferase MiaA, with protein sequence MLIPIITGPTGVGKSKLSEYLSEIYSIEIVSADAFQVYRFMDIGTSKPPRDVLNKVRHHLINILNPDELYSAGRFVEECEKILESIIIRGKLPLIVGGTAMYIERLVSGIFGDMGTESSEIRKSLEKQADMEGYYALYERLKKIDNNYALKIHPNDKVRIIRALEVYEKYKKPYSRLLSAKHKKPKFNYKIFLLRKERDIMYEMANRRVDLMFEKGWIKEVENLLNIGYNKSLHSFRAIGYLDIANYLEGVISLEEVKNIIKRKTRQFIKRQLTYFKHMKNLDAVSDRGAIEEYFKNNYRQYRL encoded by the coding sequence ATGTTAATTCCAATTATAACAGGGCCCACTGGTGTGGGAAAATCAAAGCTATCAGAGTATTTAAGTGAAATTTATAGTATAGAGATAGTAAGTGCTGATGCTTTTCAAGTTTATAGATTTATGGATATAGGTACTTCTAAACCACCACGTGATGTACTTAATAAGGTGAGACATCATTTGATTAATATACTCAATCCTGATGAATTATACTCAGCTGGAAGATTTGTGGAAGAATGTGAAAAAATATTGGAATCCATTATAATAAGAGGGAAACTTCCACTAATTGTTGGTGGAACAGCTATGTATATCGAGCGTTTAGTGAGTGGTATATTTGGTGATATGGGCACAGAAAGTAGTGAAATAAGAAAATCATTGGAAAAGCAAGCAGATATGGAAGGGTATTATGCTTTGTATGAAAGATTAAAAAAAATAGATAATAACTATGCCTTAAAAATCCATCCTAATGATAAGGTTAGGATAATTAGAGCTTTGGAGGTCTATGAAAAATACAAGAAGCCTTATTCAAGGCTATTATCAGCAAAGCATAAAAAACCAAAGTTTAATTACAAAATATTTTTACTAAGAAAAGAAAGGGATATTATGTACGAAATGGCTAATAGAAGGGTTGATTTAATGTTTGAGAAAGGTTGGATAAAAGAGGTTGAAAACTTGCTTAATATAGGCTATAATAAATCTTTACATTCATTTAGAGCTATAGGGTATCTAGATATAGCTAATTATTTAGAAGGGGTTATTTCTTTAGAAGAAGTAAAAAATATCATTAAAAGAAAAACAAGACAATTTATTAAAAGGCAGTTAACATATTTTAAACATATGAAAAATTTAGATGCGGTCAGTGATAGAGGGGCAATTGAAGAATATTTTAAAAATAATTATAGACAATATAGATTATAA
- the hfq gene encoding RNA chaperone Hfq has protein sequence MSKKLNIQDSLLNYVRKNKVSIKVYLLNNTIIEGYLKGFDNFVIIIKDKDQKLIYKHAIAYIIPSEEFDDVVIG, from the coding sequence ATGAGCAAAAAGTTGAATATCCAAGATTCCTTGCTTAACTATGTGAGAAAAAATAAAGTATCGATCAAAGTTTATTTGTTAAATAATACGATAATAGAAGGTTATTTAAAAGGATTTGATAATTTTGTTATAATTATAAAAGATAAAGACCAAAAACTTATATATAAACATGCTATTGCTTATATAATACCATCAGAAGAATTTGATGATGTTGTAATTGGATAG
- a CDS encoding DUF4416 family protein: protein MTVSNVKKVIYFNALTFGPYNIETINDKTKLVLGQVLFNTKVFDFIHTDYYNDKMVTPLKKCFIVYTLIDYPHRLPVLKRLFVNLEKKYIYLNKRMFNIDIGYIALEKIVVASTKNFSHRIYLKGGIYGDLQFIRKDGKYRPLQWTFQDYKQDFVLSFFERARNYLKKLI, encoded by the coding sequence TTGACGGTATCTAATGTTAAGAAAGTTATATATTTTAATGCTTTAACATTTGGTCCATATAATATTGAGACAATTAATGATAAGACCAAGCTAGTATTAGGGCAGGTTTTGTTTAATACAAAGGTGTTTGACTTTATACACACTGATTACTATAATGATAAAATGGTGACTCCGCTTAAAAAATGTTTTATAGTATATACTTTAATAGATTATCCCCATAGATTGCCAGTGTTGAAACGATTGTTTGTAAATTTAGAGAAAAAATATATATATTTAAACAAAAGGATGTTTAATATTGATATTGGTTACATTGCTCTAGAAAAAATTGTTGTTGCCAGCACAAAGAATTTTTCCCACAGAATATACTTAAAAGGTGGTATATATGGAGATTTGCAGTTTATAAGAAAGGATGGTAAGTATAGACCTCTGCAGTGGACTTTTCAAGATTATAAACAAGACTTTGTCTTGTCCTTTTTTGAAAGAGCAAGAAATTATCTGAAAAAATTAATTTAA